In Streptomyces sp. NBC_00091, the following proteins share a genomic window:
- a CDS encoding NAD(P)-dependent oxidoreductase: MKITVFGATGGVGREVVRQALGAGHEVTAVVRDPARLDVPAHDRLRVAVVADLTDEDALVPVLAGREAVVSALGPANNKQARLTPIAGPALRAIVSAMDRAGVSRLSAVSAAPLAPDAPEDGALVRWVVYPLLRRALRDLYADLAVMEAAIGASRAQWTVVRPPRLLNRPRTGTYRRALDANVPGGKVIARADVADALLTTLTDPSTAGHALGVAA, from the coding sequence ATGAAGATCACGGTGTTCGGAGCCACGGGCGGCGTCGGCCGGGAAGTGGTCCGGCAGGCCCTGGGAGCGGGCCACGAGGTGACGGCGGTGGTACGCGACCCGGCCCGGCTGGACGTGCCCGCGCACGACCGCCTGCGGGTGGCCGTGGTGGCCGACCTGACCGACGAGGACGCGCTGGTTCCCGTCCTGGCGGGCCGGGAGGCGGTGGTCTCGGCCCTCGGCCCCGCCAACAACAAGCAGGCCCGGCTGACCCCGATCGCCGGACCGGCCCTACGGGCCATCGTCTCCGCGATGGACCGGGCCGGGGTGAGCCGGCTGTCCGCGGTCAGCGCCGCGCCGCTCGCGCCGGACGCCCCGGAGGACGGCGCGCTCGTGCGCTGGGTGGTCTACCCGCTGCTGCGGCGGGCCCTGCGCGATCTGTACGCGGACCTGGCGGTCATGGAGGCCGCGATCGGCGCGAGCCGGGCCCAGTGGACGGTGGTCCGCCCGCCGCGCCTGCTGAACCGGCCCCGCACCGGGACCTACCGCCGCGCCCTCGACGCCAACGTCCCCGGCGGCAAGGTCATCGCCCGGGCCGATGTCGCGGACGCCCTGCTGACCACCCTGACCGACCCCTCGACGGCGGGCCACGCCCTGGGCGTCGCCGCCTGA
- a CDS encoding TetR/AcrR family transcriptional regulator yields MPTPKSSRPTPERLLDAAETLMRTIGLANTTTKAIAREAGCSEAALYKHYANKEELFVRVLMERTPNAGPLMTALTADPGEGGVEEALADIARHASLFYAEAMPMAASLFAEPALLTRHREGVQEIGAGPHVVLDALDGRLRRELAAGRLREDADPRSAAALLLGACFQRAFFLHFSGAEVVQPVEEFAPAVARTLWAAIG; encoded by the coding sequence ATGCCCACCCCGAAGTCAAGCCGCCCCACCCCCGAGCGGCTGCTGGACGCCGCCGAGACCCTCATGCGCACCATCGGCCTCGCCAACACCACCACCAAGGCCATCGCCCGCGAGGCGGGCTGCTCGGAGGCCGCCCTCTACAAGCACTACGCCAACAAGGAAGAGCTGTTCGTGCGCGTGCTGATGGAGCGCACCCCGAACGCCGGGCCGCTCATGACCGCCCTCACCGCCGACCCGGGAGAGGGCGGGGTCGAGGAGGCGCTGGCCGACATCGCCCGCCACGCCTCGCTCTTCTACGCCGAGGCCATGCCGATGGCCGCCTCGCTCTTCGCCGAGCCCGCCCTGCTCACCCGCCACCGCGAGGGGGTCCAGGAGATCGGCGCCGGACCGCACGTGGTCCTCGACGCCCTGGACGGGCGGCTGCGCCGCGAACTCGCCGCCGGCCGGCTCCGGGAGGACGCCGACCCCCGGTCCGCCGCGGCGCTGCTGCTCGGCGCCTGCTTCCAGCGGGCCTTCTTCCTGCACTTCTCCGGCGCCGAGGTGGTCCAGCCGGTCGAGGAGTTCGCCCCGGCCGTCGCCCGGACCCTGTGGGCCGCTATCGGCTGA